ATAAACACTTACTGATTTGTATAATGGCTAAATTTCTAAACTAAGTGGCTGGGTTTCTGGCCTACAAACTCAAGCCAGATTCTTGGTTAAAGATTTATAATTTGTACTGAGACCTTGGTGTCTCATGCAAACAGGGTTTCCTTCTATCCCAGAATATGGAATTTGACTATACAAAGTCAGGGTAACTTTCCTAATCAAATATGAACATGGTGAAAGGTCTACTTTAAAGTTTTAAGTTTACCCAACAAACTAAGAATTTTTACACCAAACCTTGAAAGGAGAATCTATAACTTTTTCTAAATATGATGCTTTTAGGAAAGTATTTTGTCAATAAATGCAGAAATTTCAAAACCTTACTGATCAGAGAGAGTTAAACAATTTGTATAAGCCACTTAAACTGGTCAAGAACGGAAAAGTCCTTCATTTATATACTTGAAACTTAATTTGAGTATATTCtcatttcttatgtttttgtgaatTTGCACCGATGTTTTGGTTATAAGCTCGACCCGAGGCAtaggtaatttttttttaaactgattttataattaaaaaaaatgcctttgttCTGAACGAATAAAAACTCTTCCTTTTTGGGTGCCGTAAGAAAGACCACGTGATTAATTAAACCAGTAGTCAGCTATAGCATTTAAAGATGGGCGGAGCTAAATTGCCGCATGCGCAATGGACAATTGGGGGGGGCGCGCTGCTTCCTCCTTCGCTAACATGGTGGAAAGAGGTAAACATTCCACACTGCAGGCCGCCAGCAGCTAACTGTCGGGTCGGGTTTAGATAAACCGGAGAGGAGAACCGGGACGTGGGGTTCAGTCTCGTTTCGGGCACCCCCGACCAGCCGCTTCAATGTTTGTACAGTGGTTGCTGCCTGTGCTCTGGGCTCTGTCCGCTGAGGCCGACTTCTTCCAGTTCGACAGCATTTCCAATGTTTCCACTtactattttaattacatttattgcaATATATGGGAAGGGGAGTGTCAACCCAACCAAGACGATGCTACACAACAAGGTACGAAATTGTTAATATACGAAGCTATCCTGTCACAAGCTGTAATGTATGCTTATCAAATTTCATTTAGATTTACCACAATGTAATGTTCATAACGTGAACtttaatgtaggcctacagtTCACGTTATGAACAATCTGTCCTCCCCGTCGATTAGCTTGACACTTGGTATTGATTTATTACTGACTCGTTATCCTGTCAATGTGAGCAGTTCCTACCAGGGACCTTTGGGCAGGTTTTCATCAGGACTACGTCAGCCTGCTGAATCAGTGGTACTGTAGCGTGGGCCAGTGCTGTGAATCTGGAGACTGCAGGATAACCAACAACATCACAGGTATCACACTCCAGCTTGGTGGTTGCACTTGTCTGCTGCTGTGGCCTAGTGCATGTTTAGGACTGTCCGGTTGGCCGCGAGACAGCAAACATTCTGCACCTATAACACTATGACTGTAAATCACATTCACTTTACTGTTTTGACTGTATCATGCACAATATGTATAAATGGACTTCAAGCCTAACGAGTCCCTGTTGACCTGCTTTATTCTAGTTATAGATTTGCATCTTATCATTTCTGTTCAATCATGACATGCTGACACTAGAGACcctgagaagaagaaaatgatggAGGTAGAAtactttattattacatttaaattgtttttttttactttaaggtAAGCAAGCCAATTAAAAGTACCCTTTTAGAGTGGTTTTGCTCTTTAACAGTCCTTTTGTACTTGCACCCATAAGAATTTACATGTTTACTAGTAATTATTAGTTGTTCCTTTGCTGaatcttttattaaattggtCACCTTGATTGCCCTTTGACATTGACTATTGTCCTAAATATTGTCTTGTCAGTTGAAACACTTCTGAGCCTTTCCAGTTTAAATATACTAGCGCTGTATGATCGCCGGGATTATTAGTTATCTGgtaattttaagttttcttttaagagctttgttttgctttgtacTGAAGAATGACGCATACCAATGGGCTTGTGTTTAGATTAGAACGCACTGACAAAGGACTCAGCCCACGTGGGGTGCACTCTACCAGGTGACTCATAGTCACTCTGATACTGTTACTTCTACTGTCGTCGTTGAGCATGCTCTCTTTTCTGTTCGCACATGTGCAGGCCTGGCGAGGGACCTTCAGACGAAGCTCCACGGGCAGCACCTGGCTCAGTCTGTGGTTCTGAAAGCCATCCAGGGTTTCATCAACAACCCAGAGTCCAACAAGCCGCTGACACTCTCCTTCCACGGCTGGTCCGGCACCGGCAAGAACTTTGTGGCCCGGATTATCGCTGATAACCTGTATCGTGATGGGGTGAAGAGTGAGTGTGTCAGACTGTTCATCGCCCCGTTCCACTTTCCACACGCCAGACTGGTGGACACGTACAAGGTAAGTCATCCAGGGCCCTCTTGGCACAAAGTTTGACGTCATGTAGCAGGAACACGCTGGCAGTGTTCTTGGGACCTCCGTTTACTTAGTCCGATGTTTAGTCTGTTTTGCATGTGAATGATAACGATCAAGCACAgatgcacaaaacacaaacattggtTCTACAATTACACACTATGCTTGGCTTTTTGGAACCTAGTGTTTGTCCAACCAGGCCACAGATGCCAACGTAGTATCTAATCTATTAGATTTCAAAATAATGGTTGACACAGTGTTATTGCACGAATGAACCCAGATTTAACAGGGTATAGTACACAGGAGGACCTTTAAACCCTGATATAAAATCTGCAGACTGGGCATAAAGACGTGTCCAGACAAGGTGGCCCTTATAAATGAGATTTAGAGGATTAATGAAGATACTATATTCATTCTAAAACGTTTAACCTTTTGTCCTTAATGGCTAAAATGCCATGAAAATGTTTCTTcctttgctaaaaaaaacatttgagtaaagggaaaaaccaaaaccaaatttTTTACATAGAGTGAAACGTGttgaactataaaaaaaaaaaaaagcggaaGAAAAGTACAAATCAGTTTCTTGTCACGTGTTTGGTTGTTCTAGTCGCTGTAATTTACTCATATActaatatattgtatttatataatctGAAACTGAAATTTCACCtaaaactttatttactttaaccTACTTGAACCTGTGTCAGACCCCAGACCTTAACAGATTTGAATGGTTTTGGAATCTAGTTGGCTCTTCCTCTGTGTGCCCAGGGCCAGCTGAGAGAGGCGATCCGGGACATGGTGTTGCGCTGCCCTCAGACTCTGTTCATCTTCGACGAGGCTGAGAAGCTTCACCCCGGCCTCATCGATGCCATCAAACCCTACATGGATCACTATGACAACGTAGATGGTGTAAGCTACCGCACAgccatcttcctcttcctcaggtTGGTATACATATCAGGCTGGGCCTGTCTGTTGAAGCTGGGTCAAAAACTCAGAATGTTCTCTCTCCCAAGTGTTCTGGCAGCTCACCTGTGATGAATGATGCTTCTTCCTGTATCTCCATTAATCCTCTTGACGTATctttaatgttttcaaattcCTCATGTGTGATTATCTGCTGAAACTTTTAACATTTGGTCAGATCTCATTGTTCAAACTTAAATTAGCATGTgcttttgaatttgtttaaaacTAACTGAGTATCTCTGTTGAAGTAATGTATTCAAAGAAAGCATTGtgcaattattttaattaccCTAATCTGTGATGCTGTGATCTCTGCACAAATGCATCCAACCAAACCAAAATGAATCTAATCCTTCATTAACATCAACAGCTGTAGAGattttacatcatgtttttgACGTGCCTGTGGTCTCTACAGTAATATCGGTGGCGCGACGATCAATGATGTAGCGCTGGACTTCTGGCACTCCGGTCAAAATCGAGAGGACATCGGTATGGAAGACCTGGAGCATCGTCTGCGAGCTGAAACAATCGAGTCTCATGGTATGCTGCAGTGCTAGCTTTACGTTACTCAGCCGGTTGACAGGTCTTCATCTCTCTGCAGCAGTGATATAATTGTTTGCCATTGCCATTTCACCCAGAACAGGAAGTGTTACTGAGTAAGATCATTTGCTGTAAGCATAGAGCTGCAGAGTGGAGTATTGATTCTTGATGGGATCTTGATTAAACAACCCTTTCCCATTAAAGCAAGTCTGTTTTAGCTTAATATAAAACATTGATTGGTGGAGCTTTAAGTTAGGTTTGGGGATTTCTAATCAGTTTTATTTGCATGGTTCTCTTCATCAGGTGGGTTTGCTCAGAGTGAGCTGATGTCTGGCCACTTGATCGACTTCTTTGTTCCATTTCTGCCGCTGGAGTACCGCCATGTCAAGCTCTGTGCACGGGACGCCTATGCAGCCCGAGGTCTGGAGACAGACGAAGCTACGCTGGATGAAGTGGCCAAGGCGATGCTCTATGTCCCTAAAGAGGAGAGATTGTTCTCAGCCCAGGGATGCAAGTCCATACCCCAGCGGATCAACTTCTTTCTCCCCtagaaggagagacagacagagacccGGAGGAGGTGTGAGATTGCTTTACCAGCCCATCTGCATACAGGCGATGTCTGCTCTGCTCCACACACTCTCCCTCCACAGATACAAAACGTGTCTGTCCAGGTCCCTCGGTGAAGGCCAGACAGCGGGGCAGATCCAGTGTTGGAGGGGAAAGCAGCATGCTGACTTGAGCAGTACCAGACAGTTATCATGTGCAGTGTGGCTGCTTTTCTTCACCTGCCAGGTTTGAATCCTCACAGTATCTAGAGGGAGGATTAGAGAGTGGCTGTGCAGTGTATTTCATAGAGAGATACTAATACATTCTTATTGTCACTGTTTGTCTGTTCCCCTTTGCCAAAGTTTTAATTGCGCTGTTTTTAAAGTTGAGGTAAATTCATACTTGCGTTTGCATGTCAGACATTATGCTgcactgatttatttattgacatttatttatttatttgtgccaTATTTGAGCATCTTACTATATCAGATTATTTTTGTGGAGTTGTTTGaatatgaatgtgtttgcaCTGTAAGGtatttgtaaataataaacGCCACTGTAGTTAGAAAAGAATGGTGGGTGTAACAGCTAGTGTACATGGTACTGCAACTGTTACTTGAAATTGATACTGGAATTTGTGTCAGTACATGTGTCGGAAGCAACAAATCTATTTGAAAGTTTGATTTTTGTGTGGAAATATGTTTAATAACagtgctttttgttttattttttattctaattcattttattgtttcacaTGAACCTAATACATGTCTTAGTGTCGTCATCATTCATACATAATATACTACTGTGAATTTGAGgcgtagttaaaaaaaaaactgagtctGACTTGCTTTATTGCTATCATTCATGCATTCagtttcacacacattcacacagggCTGAGTTGGTCTGCTTTAAGTGCCAAAGCTCAGGGTCACATCACAAGAAGAATGtgaaaagaaatagttttaagaaaataaacatccacagtaaacaaacaaaagttgtttttagtttttagtagtTGCATGGTGCCTACcaactttctgtttctttaaatggtGAAAGCCTTATGTTCATCACAAAAAACGCGGTGAAAGCACTCACGCCATGGGTGGTAAATTACATCCTACACATATCGAAGCTGGAAACGATGAGTTGATCAGTTGATCAACAGAACAATCATTAGCtagcagtttttttattcaaacttgTGTgaattttttacagttttgtgtCTACTTGATAATAAATAGATTTCCTTTAGATTTTTAAGTGTTGATTGGGCAAAACGCAAATATTTAAACATCGCATCTTGGGGTCTAAGAAATTGTATGCATGTGACATTATTTctaataatcaagaaaaaaaaaatctgcacagtagttgataatgaaaataattggtaAATGCAGCCGAGGAGGAGgttttacattcacacacacacacgtgcacacgctatataagatttttttttttttacacagtcaCAGGTAAATGTGATCTGGGGTACGTACAAGCAAACTTGTTACTACTTAGGTAAGAATAGTTGTAATCTATCCAATAGCATCTTTCTTTATCTCTAATCTTGTATGTctccttaaaggagaattccgatcaattccaacacgtaacactgttgtttgtaaatttggagtgctgcagtagatgtgacagaaaggcgtgTTTTGACCAGTGTCAACTTcaccagaaaacaggaaataaacagaggtatgtgtactggctgaattaacacaacttttatgcctttctgtcacatctactgcagtcacatttgctgtgttcacttggaaggaataactgcacatggctagacactggtaatgacattttgagcatgtttaagaggctaaaagcaagtttaaaacttgccctgtttaagcctgttgggggCAAAATTaagtagacagcaccgattattttcatttttcttgctactgacagcactccaaatttacaaatagagctctgtgttggaatcgaccgtaattctcctttaaggaatACAGGAAAAGGGACAGAGTTGCTCGACGCTACACAGTGGTGACCTTTATGGCTTAGTCCCGATTCTCCTCGATCAAGTGTCAATACATCCTGAATCTTCTTCAATCTCCAAGCTAACTGGCTCTCCAAAATTCTACAACTAATTGAGTTTAACTGTGCAGAGTAACTTTGCAAAACAATGCATGTGCAGAGTTTGACACTAggttattttcacattcatctgcTAAAGGCTAGATTGATGTGTCATTTGGACATTTAGAGTAAAGGTATACAAATTATtagtaacagaaaaaaataagtttattgaattgtttttgtagaaaaaaaaatagacaaattgTCAGTCAAAGCCGAACGATCAAAAGAAGTCTGGCAATATATgttaaattattacatttagtCTGACTGTGGCTACATTAAAAAGCTTCTAAATTACTGATTTTACATTGATTTAAACGTGTATTGGGATTTTCCTCCAAAGCTTCCCCTCTAGCACACCATCACTCTTCCTTGGGCGTGTATCAAGCTAACGCGTGGTCTGCTCCCGTTGGCTACAGCAATTATCCGTTCGGATGGTCTCTCCTCCGATTGGTTGAGAGAGTAACGCTTCCTTATTGAGCATCGGAGACGACGTCCAATCAGATTCAGACATCTGTTCTGAGCCAAAAAGACCCTCGGTAGCGTCTTTCACTTTAACGTTACTGTATGATAGACTGGGCCGATTTACAAACCCTGCTACGGTATACACAGATTATATAGACTAATTTGTAattatagtcttttttttatttggcgGGGTGC
This sequence is a window from Etheostoma cragini isolate CJK2018 chromosome 9, CSU_Ecrag_1.0, whole genome shotgun sequence. Protein-coding genes within it:
- the tor3a gene encoding torsin-3A, which translates into the protein MFVQWLLPVLWALSAEADFFQFDSISNVSTYYFNYIYCNIWEGECQPNQDDATQQVPTRDLWAGFHQDYVSLLNQWYCSVGQCCESGDCRITNNITGLARDLQTKLHGQHLAQSVVLKAIQGFINNPESNKPLTLSFHGWSGTGKNFVARIIADNLYRDGVKSECVRLFIAPFHFPHARLVDTYKGQLREAIRDMVLRCPQTLFIFDEAEKLHPGLIDAIKPYMDHYDNVDGVSYRTAIFLFLSNIGGATINDVALDFWHSGQNREDIGMEDLEHRLRAETIESHGGFAQSELMSGHLIDFFVPFLPLEYRHVKLCARDAYAARGLETDEATLDEVAKAMLYVPKEERLFSAQGCKSIPQRINFFLP